A genomic segment from Nicotiana sylvestris chromosome 1, ASM39365v2, whole genome shotgun sequence encodes:
- the LOC104228470 gene encoding transcription factor bHLH18-like, giving the protein MEYHGFNQQWPINSFDELSAISIAASFGENLHESFISQPNFGLKRPAEMSQNIYHERPLKNPKTIQSWNNSYENDHILSSNLINSNNYTNQVANVKPKEEMTTMSSNSSITFAADHQNLVSQDSFANQNYMFKANYEGAKSTVSTNGKLTQAQDHIIAERKRREKLSQRFIALSALIPGLKKMDKASVLGDAIKYLKQLQEKVKTLEEQIKKKSVESVVFVKKYELYGDGENSSSDENYSSGTLPIDEPLPEIEARFSEKDVLVRIHCEKKKGLVDKTVAEIEKLHLSVINTCALSFGTSALDITIIAQMDEEFAMTVQDFVKNLRSALKMFM; this is encoded by the exons ATGGAATATCATGGTTTTAATCAACAGTGGCCAATTAACTCATTTGATGAGCTCAGTGCAATATCAATAGCTGCTTCATTTGGTGAAAATTTGCATGAATCTTTCATTTCTCAGCCAAATTTTGGCCTTAAGAGACCTGCAGAAATGTCCCAAAATATATATCATGAAAGGCCATTGAAAAATCCTAAAACTATTCAGAGCTGGAATAATTCCTATGAAAATGATCATATTTTGAGCTCCAATTTGATCAACTCAAATAATTACACTAACCAAGTTGCGAATGTgaaacctaaagaggaaatgactACTATGTCATCCAACAGCAGTATAACATTTGCAGCTGATCATCAGAATTTGGTTTCTCAAGATTCTTTTGCTAATCAGAATTACATGTTTAAGGCTAATTATGAAGGAGCTAAGAGTACTGTTAGTACAAATGGGAAACTAACACAAGCTCAAGATCACATTATTGCGGAGAGGAAAAGACGTGAAAAACTCAGCCAAAGATTCATTGCTTTATCCGCTCTAATTCCTGGACTCAAAAAG ATGGACAAGGCTTCTGTTCTAGGAGATGCTATAAAATACTTGAAACAACTCCAAGAGAAAGTGAAGACACTTGAGgagcaaataaagaaaaaatcaGTGGAGTCTGTTGTATTTGTTAAGAAATATGAACTTTATGGAGATGGTGAAAATTCTTCTTCAGATGAAAACTACTCAAGTGGGACTCTACCAATTGATGAGCCACTTCCAGAAATTGAAGCAAGATTTTCTGAGAAAGATGTCTTAGTTAGAATTCACTGTGAGAAAAAGAAAGGATTGGTTGACAAAACAGTAGCTGAAATTGAGAAACTTCATCTATCAGTCATCAATACCTGTGCCTTGTCTTTTGGAACTTCTGCTCTTGACATAACTATAATTGCTCAG ATGGATGAGGAATTTGCAATGACAGTCCAGGATTTTGTCAAGAATTTGCGCTCTGCTCTCAAAATGTTTATGTGA
- the LOC104228471 gene encoding protein TUNICAMYCIN INDUCED 1, which produces MDLRRQSLYFLPIFLLAIAVRFSPSGALVASKDINPPYPKAISDLKESIVKGLGFHAEDFKISGFDLRDALVGRSVSYEFDVEIDNKVIPLKLLEDVNRWEFVDLPIFRVERGEENGLVERRRLEKKVPVLAPFTLAGPMELWIQDAKDMRISLPHDVDAGELRKVILADGAVVTVKGARSVSLRHPIELPLPFNRTTNGFASGLLALAEYLRQASVTQGEPLLSLRIVGPTSLTSPSSPSSPSANKLKLKRLAPGLVELSSVSKMKAMDAISTINLQGETTALLTPNQFTTLWPVTSVNGSNSNLLGFEALLSNVLGPKASQKGSFKLLKADVSAQTFVKIGFGVEKKLKEGDGFNWEGYPDWRTKPESVRMHFEVLAKVDGDKVVPERVVQVDPITIEDTVAPSVLMGNVSMSKTPIVHPPPNPFTL; this is translated from the exons ATGGATTTGAGGCGACAATCGCTTTATTTTTTGCCCATATTTCTGCTTGCGATCGCTGTTCGGTTTTCTCCCTCTGGAGCTTTGGTCGCTAGCAAAGATATCAACCCTCCATATCCTAAAGCTATTTCT GACTTGAAGGAGTCAATTGTAAAGGGGTTAGGTTTCCACGCTGAGGATTTCAAGATATCCGGGTTTGATTTAAGGGATGCCCTTGTGGGTAGGTCAGTGTCTTACGAATTTGATGTTGAGATTGATAATAAAGTTATTCCCTTGAAGCTTTTGGAGGATGTGAATAGATGGGAGTTTGTAGATTTGCCCATTTTCCGGGTAGAGCGAGGTGAAGAAAATGGGTTGGTGGAGAGGCGGAGATTGGAGAAAAAGGTGCCTGTTTTGGCGCCTTTTACTTTGGCAGGTCCGATGGAGCTCTGGATCCAGGATGCCAAGGACATGAGGATTTCGCTACCA CATGATGTGGATGCCGGGGAGCTGAGGAAAGTGATCTTAGCCGATGGTGCTGTTGTTACAGTCAAAGGTGCCAGGTCTGTTAGCCTGCGCCACCCAATAGAGCTTCCACTGCCCTTCAACAGAACGACAAATGGATTTGCCTCTGGTCTGTTGGCATTGGCTGAATATTTGCGTCAAGCTTCTGTAACTCAAGGGGAACCTCTCCTCTCTCTTCGAATTGTTGGTCCTACATCTCTTACATCCCCTTCCTCACCATCTTCCCCTTCTGCAAACAAACTTAAGCTTAAACGGCTTGCACCTGGTCTTGTTGAGTTGTCATCAGTATCAAAAATGAAAGCCATGGACGCCATCTCCACCATCAATCTCCAGGGAGAAACCACTGCACTTCTTACACCCAATCAATTTACTACATTGTGGCCTGTCACATCTGTCAATGGTTCAAACTCAAACTTGCTTGGTTTTGAGGCCTTGCTATCTAATGTACTGGGCCCTAAAGCAAGTCAAAAAGGTTCTTTCAAACTGCTGAAGGCAGATGTATCAGCCCAGACTTTCGTGAAGATTGGTTTTGGAGTCGAGAAAAAGTTGAAGGAAGGGGATGGATTCAATTGGGAGGGTTATCCAGATTGGAGAACCAAGCCTGAATCAGTGAGGATGCATTTTGAAGTTCTGGCAAAGGTAGATGGCGACAAAGTTGTACCGGAGAGAGTTGTGCAGGTTGATCCGATAACTATAGAGGATACAGTGGCACCAAGTGTGCTCATGGGCAATGTCTCCATGTCAAAGACTCCAATTGTTCACCCACCTCCAAATCCATTCACCTTGTAA
- the LOC104228472 gene encoding malate dehydrogenase, glyoxysomal, whose product MQPLSAEVHQRIARISAHLNPPNLQMGEGSVLERSSCRAKGGAPGFKVAILGAAGGIGQPLAMLMKMNPLVSVLHLYDVVNAPGVTADISHMDTGAVVRGFLGQSELEAALTGMDLVIIPAGIPRKPGMTRDDLFKINAGIVRTLCEGIAKCCPNAIVNLISNPVNSTVPIAAEVFKKAGTYDPKKLLGVTSLDVVRANTFVAEVLGLDPREVDVPVVGGHAGVTILPLLSQVKPPCSFTQEETEYLTKRIQDGGTEVVEAKKGAGSATLSMAYAAVKFADACLKGLRGDAGVVACAFVASQVTELPFFASKVRLGRTGAEEVYQLGPLNEYERIGLVKAKKELAESIQKGVSFIRN is encoded by the exons ATGCAGCCACTCAGTGCAGAAGTTCACCAACGTATTGCCAGAATTTCAGCCCATCTCAACCCCCCAAATCTCCAG ATGGGAGAGGGGTCTGTTTTGGAAAGATCAAGCTGCAGAGCAAAAGGTGGGGCACCTGGATTCAAGGTAGCAATATTGGGTGCTGCTGGAGGTATCGGCCAACCGCTTGCAATGTTGATGAAGATGAACCCTTTAGTCTCAGTTCTTCATCTCTATGATGTTGTTAATGCTCCTGGTGTTACTGCTGATATTAGCCACATGGATACCGGTGCTGTT GTGAGGGGTTTTCTAGGGCAAAGTGAGCTTGAGGCTGCACTTACAGGAATGGACCTTGTGATCATACCTGCTGGTATTCCAAGAAAACCAGGAATGACAAGAGATGATCTTTTTAAGATTAATGCTGGGATTGTCAGGACTCTCTGTGAAGGAATTGCAAAGTGCTGTCCTAATGCTATTGTTAATTTGATTAGTAATCCAGTGAATTCCACAGTTCCTATTGCAGCTGAAGTTTTCAAGAAAGCAGGTACTTATGATCCAAAGAAGCTTCTTGGAGTTACCTCACTAGATGTTGTCAGAGCCAATACTTTTGTG GCGGAAGTTTTGGGACTAGATCCTAGGGAAGTAGATGTTCCTGTTGTTGGAGGTCATGCCGGGGTGACAATTTTGCCTCTTCTCTCACAG GTCAAGCCTCCTTGCTCCTTCACACAGGAGGAAACAGAATATTTGACTAAGCGCATTCAAGATGGAGGGACAGAAGTTGTTGAG GCCAAAAAAGGGGCTGGATCTGCAACTCTATCAATG GCATATGCAGCCGTAAAATTTGCAGATGCTTGTCTCAAGGGCTTAAGAGGAGATGCCGGTGTGGTGGCTTGTGCTTTTGTAGCTTCTCAG GTTACAGAACTCCCATTCTTTGCATCCAAAGTGCGACTTGGTCGTACTGGAGCTGAAGAAGTCTATCAACTTGGTCCCCTAAACGAGTATGAGAG GATTGGACTGGTTAAGGCCAAGAAAGAGCTTGCTGAGAGCATTCAGAAAGGAGTTTCCTTCATCAGGAATTAG